Proteins encoded by one window of Aphidius gifuensis isolate YNYX2018 linkage group LG2, ASM1490517v1, whole genome shotgun sequence:
- the LOC122848513 gene encoding putative GPI-anchored protein pfl2, giving the protein MMIIMERWLIFGAITLVLAVNQVHGVLTSTPPKLSIKNATDLKHNSSLFGHGRNATALFNSTILNKNSTIVSAWSNSTSASNSTIYGGNTTLSRNLTGSIAAHNSTKGLNSTISGNNSTLSNTTLLSNASLTSNLTANTSHNNSTSLSNNSTLLALLKNSTVPSNSTGSINNSTLLLNSTAAAHNNATLLSRNVTASLNLTTANSTSHANSTVLSTNKTSSTTIRPGNLTIIELNHTASILNSTLMKNLTSSVSNGNSTAGSNSTAFNGNSTAINSTAHGMNLTSASNATAQNSTILPNSTGVINSTLHSNANSTANSTLHSAANSTLHSILNSTLHSAANSTWNSTAKSNSNSTANSTANSTANSSSNSTLNSTAISHQNSTLNSTLHSTVNSTINSTVISTNLTVSNSSGPNLKNSSAIISNSSIDANSIKLAKYFQNSTTKIPPKKKYPNFNFIVKDNVTGIPCLLANFSMTLTAIYYKTDHTVATHALQVPDTAITTGTCDEKNSQMIIAWKEIDNTTLKKKNDNTTMITDEWNKVFLNFIKHGSQATLNQIGAIIFLDKKNFPQAIGKTVTGNSTQDLKLFETNIEKGNYICDLTRKIDAGNVSITIGKTSLIAFNSNDDFSSRNAELCPTQSGAITKATGMSIGAIVGLVAGIILLICGGVFLITAKAKTAFSTTQLP; this is encoded by the exons ttaatcaAGTTCATGGAGTTCTAACTTCAACCCCACCAAAATTATCGATTAAAAATGCTACGGATTTGAAGCATAACTCGTCGTTGTTTGGCCATGGCAGAAATGCAACAGCTTTATTTAATTCTACAAttcttaataaaaattctacaatTGTTTCGGCTTGGTCAAATTCCACTTCAGCATCAAACTCTACAATTTATGGTGGCAACACTACTCTGTCTCGAAATTTGACTGGATCAATAGCAGCTCATAATTCAACGAAAGGATTGAATTCAACTATTTCTGGAAACAATTCTACATTGAGCAATACTACTCTATTAAGCAATGCATCATTGACATCAAATTTAACAGCAAATACATCACATAATAATTCCAcaagtttatcaaataattctaCGTTATTGGCTTTGTTGAAAAATTCGACTGTACCTTCAAATTCTACAGGTTCAATTAATAACTCGACTTTGCTGTTAAATTCAACTGCTGCAGCTCATAATAATGCTACATTATTATCCAGAAATGTTACTGCTTCATTGAATTTAACTACAGCTAATTCAACGAGTCACGCAAATTCAACAGTTTTATCTACAAATAAAACGAGCTCAACTACAATACGTCCTggaaatttaacaattatagaATTGAACCATACAGCATCAATTTTGAATTCaactttgatgaaaaatttaacgaGTTCTGTATCGAATGGTAATTCTACTGCTGGATCTAATTCTACAGCATTTAATGGAAATTCTACAGCAATTAATTCAACTGCACATGGAATGAACTTGACATCTGCATCAAATGCAACTGCACAGAATTCAACGATTCTCCCTAATTCTACTGGAGTGATTAATTCTACTTTACATTCTAATGCAAATTCTACAGCAAATTCAACTCTGCATTCTGCTGCAAATTCTACTTTAcattctattttaaattcaacccTACATTCTGCTGCAAATTCAACTTGGAATTCTACTGCAAAGTCAAATTCAAATTCTACTGCAAATTCTACTGCAAATTCTACTGCTAATTCAAGTTCTAATTCAACTTTAAATTCAACAGCAATTTCACATCAAAATTCTACCTTAAATTCAACATTACATTCTACAGTCAACTCAACAATAAATTCTACAGTAATTTCAACAAATCTTACTGTCTCAAACTCATCAGGgcctaatttaaaaaattcatcagcaATCATATCCAATTCTTCTATCGATgcaaattcaataaaattagcgaaatattttcaaaattcaacaacaaaaataccacctaaaaaaaaatatccaaattttaattttatcgtaAAAGATAATGTCACTGGGATACCATGTTTGTTGGCAAACTTTTCAATGACTTTGACAgccatttattataaaacagACCACACG GTTGCAACTCATGCACTCCAAGTACCAGACACAGCAATAACAACTGGTACATGTGacgaaaaaaattcacaaatgATAATAGCATGGAAAGAAATTGATAACacaacattgaaaaaaaaaaatgataataccaCAATGATAACTGATGAATGgaataaagtatttttaaattttataaaacatggCTCACAAGCAACTCTCAATCAAATTGGggcaattatttttctagataaaaaaaatttccctcAAGCAATCG GTAAAACTGTAACAGGAAATTCTACACAAGACTTGAAATTATTCGaaacaaatattgaaaaaggCAACTACATCTGCGATCTTACTAGAAAAATTGATGCAGGAAATGTATCAATAACAATTGGAAAAACATCCCTAATTGCATTCAAttcaaatgatgatttttcatcaagaaatg cGGAACTTTGTCCAACTCAATCAGGAGCAATAACCAAAGCAACTGGAATGAGTATCGGTGCAATAGTCGGTTTAGTTGCTGgcattatattgttaatttgcGGTggagtttttttaataacagcaAAAGCAAAAACTGCATTTTCAACAACTCAACTtccttaa